The Orcinus orca chromosome 21, mOrcOrc1.1, whole genome shotgun sequence genomic interval TTAACTTTCTGTGAAATGTCAGCCGTATCCTAGCATAGGATTTTTGGAATTACATTACAGAGTGCTGAATATTGTATGGCTGGATTAGTATTCTCACCCCCTTGAAGTGCATTGTAAAATGATACATCCTTtcaagaaagcaatttgacagTATGAAGTCACTTAATACTCTATGTTCAGGAAATAAATGATGTTTAAATACCCCTTGATAACATGCTCACCTTCCAACCAGAGCCGGTCCGACATGGAAGAGGAAATAGCTACCTGACGGGGTTCAAAGTCACGACAGTGGTTCCTATTCCCAGATAATTTGTGTACACTCCATAGTACTTTATACAGTTACAGGAATGAGGATTGTAATAGGAGTTATTCCTTTGTTGTAAAGCGTTGACACAGTTAAAATCTCTTATTTGAGGGAGACTATGTTATCTGAGGGGAAATCTGTTACAAAGCTAACACTTGACCCTGGTTTGGGGCACAAACTGGGAAAGCAACCCCAGCTGAGCCACCGGCAAGGTGGCTCCAGATGGATTCACACGGATGACAGGCCTTCTATCAGAGCTTTTGCCCAGGCCCTTATAATACCCAGAGGAAGTACAATTCGAAGATGATCCCAAGATTTCCAGTCCCTCGTGTACCCACACCTTCTCCCAGTTATTCAATTAAACGCTAATCTAGGTGCTGCCATGAAGGGATTTTACAGATATAATTCAAGTCCCAAGtcagttgaccttaaaataggaaGATTATCCTGGTAGGTCTTACCTAATCACGTGAGGCCTTAAATCTGCTGCTAGACGTCATGTGAGAAGTTCATGCAGGTGGAGGGGCCTCCAGGGCTGAGAGTAGCCTGGGGTTGGGAGCCAGTGAGGAAACAGGGACCTCACTCCACAGCTGCAAGGAACTAAATTCAGCCAACAaactgaatgagcttggaagtggagtCTCCCAcacagcctccagaaaggaaaacagactgCACTTCTGACCTGCAAAACCATGAGCCTATAATGGGTGCTGCTTTGAGCCCCTACATTTGTGGTGGTGTGTTAGCAGCAATAGAGAACTCTTTAATAGAGTACCTACCGTGTCTCTGTCAAAAataaatccagggcttccctggtggcgcagtggttaagaatccgcatgccagtgcaggggacacgggttcgagccctagtccgggaagatcccacatgccacggagcaactaagcccgtgcatcacaactgctgagcctgcgctctagagcccgcaagccgcaactactgagcccacgtgccacaagtactgaagccctcacgcctagagcccatgctccgcaacaagagaagccaccgcaatgagaagcccgcacactacaacgaagacccaacacagtcaaaaataaattaattaattaaaaaataaataaatccagctTCTTCAGCTGCCAACGGCTCAACTAAACAAGGCAAATTAGGTAAGATGGCAAAGCACAAATCACAAAACGAGGTCTGCAGATGGCAGGGGAGAGAGTTCCGGGGAAGAGGGTCCAGTAAAGCTGCTACCTGCCTCTGTGAGCTGCTGCTTCAGCTGCTCCTCAGTGAGACCCAGTGAGCGCATCCCCCGGGCCCTGCAGGCCGCTTGCAGCTCTGACAGGCTCAGAGCACTCACCCCTTCCTTGGCAATTACCTGAAACAAACGTAAGGAACAGTATTGGATCCTTTGGTTCCAATTTTACCTAATTCCAACAAATCGGGGGAAACGCAGAATCTGTCACTTTCCCACTTTGTCCCCCGCGCTGACTGCTGCAAAGGCCAGGCaattaataaagcaaggtgacctcgggaggtgcagtggttgacatGAAGGGAATCCCGCAAACAGGTATTAATAACATCAGAGAAGTTGACAGAACTCCTCAACTGCCTGTCCCCAAGGTAATTCTTTCCCCTCTTGCGTTGCCTTTCGCCTGGTTGTGACAGCTCTGCTCCACTTCCCTTTTGCGGCAGCTTTAAGACTCATAGAAAAATATTCCACTCCAAAAGCTTTCAATGGACCATTTGTTGCACGTCTGGGTGGTGGTCCTCCCCGACCCCAGGAACGGCCCCAGCTCCCTGGTCTGCAAAACTCCCTCAGTAAACAACTTAACACAGTTTCTGCTTGGTATGACCCCAAACTGTGGTACTTCTGGGACCGGTATTGTTTATTCCAAAGTTCTAAAAGCAACCCCTAAACATCTAAATGGGGCCGATGGGATCCTGCCTTCTCAGTTCTGGGAGCTCTGCTCCCTCAGGCAGAATGCTTTTAAAGCAACTGATTCAGATTCAAGAAACattcttcccactttttttttttttttttttttgcggtacgcgggcctctcactgttgtggcctctcccgctgcggagcacaggctccagacgcgcaggctcagcggccacggcccacgggcccagccgctccgcggcacgtgggatcttcccggaccagggcacgaacccgtatcccctgcatcggcaggcggactctcaaccactgcgccaccagggaagcccctcttcccaCTTTTTAAGGACTCTAATTAGTAGCTATAGTCCAAATGGTGCCCTTTTCTTCCAGAAGATGTCGAggtcctgccttccctccctgcATTATCCTTTGCCACCCCTTCGTACCAGGCAGGCTCACCCAGCTGTGTGGGGAGAAGCAGAGGGGAGGTACAGGGGGTCGCGCGCTGTCCTTGGCAGTGGAATCTACTGTTCTCAGGGATCTACTGGGTTGCTGTTCCTTCCCAGCAGACCCTAACTGCTTTAGATTAGTCCCAGCTAAGACATCCAAACTCCTAACTGCTTACAAGGGCCTTCCAAAGAATACGACAGGCAACTCCTCAAGTGAGTAGTCAAGGTTCAGGCTGTCAGTGGTTGTTtaaaccagcggtccccaacctctttggcaccagggaccggtttcgtggaagacgacTTGTCCACCGAGACGGGGGTGGCCGGGTGACGAGGGGGATGGTTCAGATGATAATGAGAGCGATGGGGGGTGGCAGACGCAGCTTTGCTCTctcacctgccgctcacctcctgctgtgcggccccggTTCCTAACAAGCCACAGGCCGGTTCTGGTCCGTgtcccgggggttggggaccccctgGTTTAAACCACTCATTCTTCCAGAACCAGCCCCTGAGCAGACCTAACAGAAGACACTGCACTTTGTCACAAAGCCACCCTAAGACAGTCCCCAAGGCCTGGCTAATCCCCTACAGCTGTAGTTCAGCTCTTACTTCATCATCTGCTTTCATAGATTTCAGCTTCATCAGGAGCTGGAAGCAGAGCAGATTGTTGGTTCCAAAGAACTGCAGTTCCAGAAGTTTGCAAAGGGCCACCAGCTGAGATCGATCGAGGTGCTCCAAGGTCAGCTCATCCTCAAAGAGTTTGGAAAAGCGAACTATCTCCTTTGTGCTGGGCTTGTGGCCTGTCTGGACCTAGGTAGTGGGACGAAGGGGCTGATTAAAACGTGCTTCCTACTTAACTGAATCTTCCCTGTAGACTATTTGAAAGATGCCAAAGCATTTATGGATTGTGTCTTCTGTCTGGAAGTGGAAGCGTGCCCTGTGTTACAaagaggagttaaaaaaaaaaaaaatctgtcggAAGTCAGCCTAAATCAACTGAAAAATTAGGAGCAGTTCAGAAGTTTGAGTCTCATTCTACTGTTCTTTCCAAGAAGTTATCAACATCTTCAACACATTGATGGCTTTAAGATAGGTTTTTCTGCAAACTCCCATAAATGTTTGCAATATTATATCTCTGTAACTTAGATATTTGCAAATTCAGAGATTATAAACAAGTTGGAAGCTCCATGATGATATGTTGTCCGGTTTTATATAAAAGACTGACGCCTGTTTAATGTAGGATGCAAACTGGGTGGAGGTATCCCCCAGCTGCGCCCTGTTCCTCCTTGCCATTTCTGCAATCGTTTCTTGAAGGAATTTTGCTAGTTCCAACTTTGcagccattttctttttctgtttttcttccttcataaTAGAAGAGGAAAAAGTTAATCAAAGTTAATTCTTTGTGATTACAACTTGGTAGATaaagatgagagaaaaataactgtGGCTTTGTTGTCGGTCATCCCTATTTCACGTATGAATATTATTTTCAGACTAACTGAAGGCGCTTTGTGATAACCAGAGCAAATTAAAAAGTAGCCTTGATTTGCAGCTTGTCTCCTTAatcttaccttttatttttcattgatacAATGATCATAAGTATTTGATAGATCCAAAATGTCCCCTCAGTGGAAGCCTTTGTCACTATTTAGAACAGATACATACTGTCTCTTAACCTGGTGCAAGCCATCTAGGCCGTTGGTCAAGTCAACCCCTAGTGTGAGTGGCCCCCGATTTTGCTTGGGCCACAAACTAAAGAAAACTAGGAAATTAACTCTAAGCTAAAGTAGCTTACAGgttaagaagaaaacagaaagaatcaATTATAAGACAATGAGTTAAGTGCCATAACAGATATGAACAAAGCACTATATAAAAGAGAATTAAATGTATACTCTTAAGACACTATGTTGACCAGTATTTCTAAATTCTCATTCATTATCACAGATGCAGTGTGGTAGTATTTTCAAAAtaaccatggggcttccctggtggcgcagtggttgagagtctgcctgccgatgcaggtgacacgggttcgtgccccggtccgggaagatcccacatgccgcggagcagctgggcccgtgagccacagccgctgagcctgcgcgtctggagcctgtgctccggacgggagaggccacaacggtgagaggcccgcgtaccaaaaaaaataaaataaaataaaaaataaccatgATCAGGGTGAGTAGAGAGGAACAggaatacgtgtgtgtgtgtgtgtatagtatatatatatacacacacacatatatatatatattatatatatacatttcccCCTTAAGTTGCCCAAGAGATTCTAATGACCAGCCAATCACAGCGATCATTGATTTTTTTAGAAAGATCTTAAAAGAATCAGCCCCCAAAATTACACAGTGGCGACACCATCATTAAAACCCATTTAACCATCCATTTCATTCAtctgtatccatccatccatttatttattgggcATCCACTGTGTGCTAGCTGCTGGGATAAAATGagcaaaaacaaataagaatCCCTTCCCTCATGGAACTTCTAGTCTAATGGGAGAGACAACCATTATTGACTAATgataatccagtaattccacaaATTAATGTGAAAGCATACCAGATAAGTACCATGAAAGAGAAGCGCATGCTCCTGTGACCTGGTGTGAGTAGAAAGCTAGCACACTCACGCTTACTCTCGTGCTCCCCTTCTGTTCATGGAACAAAGCAAAGAAGACAGTATTGTCTAAAACTGTGGCCatgatgtgtatatatgtatgtctggGGAATGAGTAGTGCTGAGGAAAGAGGAATATTTAGATAAATCACTTCCTCATTCCCCCCATCTTCCTGCATTCACTAATGCCTTCCTTGGAATCCTATGGTATTAATTCTAGATCCTgtttactttaaatgtaagtaaACTAAACCACTGCCAGGCAGTTAAATATTGCAATTTGATTCTACCCCTTAAATCTGTCTcaaatttatcttcttttttttttttttttttttgttttgcggtacgtgggcgtctcactgctgtggcctctcccgttgcggagcacaggctccggacgcgcaggcccagcggccatggctcacgggcccagccactctgcggcatgtgggatcttcccggaccggggcacgaacccgtgtcccctgcatcagcaggcggactctcaaccactgcgccaccagggaagacctatcttcttctttttttaagaaattttattttatttactgttattattatattttatttatttactttggctgcgcccggtcttcgttgcggcactcgggatcttcattgcggcactcgggatcttcattgcagcatgcatgtgggacctagttccttgaccagggatagaactcaggccccctgcattgggagcgcggagtcttacccactagaccaccaaggaagtccctcaaatCTATCTTCAAGTTTTCACTCCTGATGCAACTTTCATAATTCCGGCTTTTTCATCTCTCTCTTGTGCTGCTGCAAAAACATTCCGGCTGGTTTTCCTCACTTGGCTCTGCCCTCTTTAATCCTTCCTGCCAGCaacttgtttttctaaaatacaaCTCTAATCATGGTTGATTAGATTATTTAGATTGATCTAAAATAGAGATTACTATTTTTCTCACCCCCTGCTTACATACACCTTCCATTACTCACCACTGTCAAATTCTGAATTCCTTAGGGTGGTAGATGCTTTCCAACTGACCCCAACACATCACGTTTGTCTCATTTTCTCCCACCCATCCCCTTGTACTCCCTGCTCCAACCACAAAGAATCAGTCAGTGGTCTCTGATTGGCATACTCTTTTACACTGTTAAGCCATCTTAAGTGCTATTCCTTCTATCCAGAGTGCCTTTCAAACAGTGTGGTAAAATTCTACTACTCTTAAAGTCTCAGGTCCATGGTCACCTCTTCCGTGAAACATTTCCTGGTCTGCTTTCAAACTTGCCCTCTCTGTCCTCTGCTAGTGTTGTGTCCACGCCTTCATCCATCTGTCTGGGAGAGTGGCACAGATGGAGAGGATGCAGGGGCTGCCTCAGTGGTCCAGCGCTTCACCTTCACAGTGACCATCAAAGAAGGACACCCTCTTCCCAGGGACTACTCACAAGCACTAAATGGTCTGTTTGGCTGAATAAATCATGCGTACTGTTCAACTAGTCACTGCAGTAAcaggtgatttttgttttctttattttttcatggtaaaaagttaaaattgagtGGAGAAGGGGTAGttttttttcagcaaatgatgctagaaaaactggatatccacaggccaaaaaaaaaaaaaaaagagcttgacACTCATGTTACACCTGtcaccaaaattaactcaaaatgtaaaactcaaaactataaaactcctagaagaaaacacaggagaaaatataggtgaccttgggtttggcagtgagtttttagatacaacaccaaaagcatgatccaagaaagaaaaaaattgatgagttgtacttcattaaaattaaaaagatttgctCTGAAAAAGACACAGttaagactgggagaaaatatgtgcaaaacacatatctgataaagaacttgtacCCAAAGTATACTAAGaacccttaaaactcaacaaaaagaaaacaccccgattaaaaagtgggcaaaagatttgaacaggcacctccccaaagaagatacacagatggcaaataagcatgtgaaaagatgctcaatgtcatgtgttattagagaattgcaaattaaaataacaatgagataccactacacaccaatTAGAATAGCTAATAGTAGTCAAAGCACCGACAGCACTAAATGCTGATGAAGCCACAGGAACTTTCATtgcttgctggtgggaatgcaaaacggtACAGCTACCTTAGAAGAcagtttgtctatttctcttgAAACTAAACATAGccttaccatacaatccaacaatttgctctcctaggtatttacccagatGAACTGAGAGcctgtgtccacacaaaaacctgcacgtgaGTATTTACAACAGCTTTATTgataattgccaaaaactggaagcaactaagatgtctttcaaatagatgaatggataaatggtgGTACATCCgtacgatggaatattatgcatTGATAGAAAGAAATGAGCcaggaaaagacatggaggaaccttaaatgcatcttctaagtgaaagaaggcagtctgAGAAagttacacactgtatgattccaactacatgataTTTTGGAAAAAGCAGAACTATAGAGTagaaagatcagtgattgccccGGAttaggggaagagggaagagggactaaaaggtggagcacaggggatttttagggcagggaaactattctgtgtgatactgtGATAGCGGatacatgacattatttttttttcaaaacccaTCGAActatacaacacaaagagtggaCCCTAATGTAAAGTATGAGATTTAATTAATACTGATGTATAGATACTGGTCCTTCGATTGTACCAAGTGTACCACACGAATGCAAGATGCTAATAATGGGGGAAATAACAGGGGGAGGGAGATATGTGGGGaccctctgtactttctgctcaatttttctgtaaacctaaaaactgctctaaacaacaaaatctattaattttttaaaaagtttaaaatcctaCATACCTTTTTGGATTCACTTTCAAAGATGATGGCAACATCTCTGGGAAGAGTTTCAGAAACTCTGGCAATAAGGATTCCATGAAGggaacaatgatgaacaccatAAATGGAACCAGGCGGAATAAATCAGCACACGTTCTCAACAGCTAAAGAATCAAATGCATATGCAAATAGTCATTATTTTAGGACacgccaaaaacaaaaacaaaagcctgcCTTGGTTcttaaagtgttaaaaaaaaaccaagacaGATTTTCTGCAGCTGTTTATAAAATGGAAAGGCTGGATTTTCCTCTGTACCATAGCTCTGAAGTAATATTTATGGGATAtcttcaatgaaatctatgacaatCAAAACATGTTATTGGTGTCTCTGAGCTTTTATCTATGTTAGGGGTCTGTACTTTAATAACATGGTATCTGTTAAAATTGCTTTTTCAAATGCATATACTTAATATATTAACAGCAGTTTCTACTCCAGATGCACAGATCAAACTTGAAGCCTCTCAACCCCTTggagaaattagaaaacacaatTATAACCATTCCATGGACAAATATACACAAATTTTAGGAACGCTGCCTTAAGTTGTACAGCAAGTCAGTTGCAGACAAGTAAGAAATTCTGATTCTCACCATGAGTTACTATTCCTACTCTGGGATTTTTAAGATGAACTTGAAGTGGAACTTAAAAGTtggttccagggcttccctggtggcgcagtggttgggggtccgcctgccaatgcaggggatgcgggttcgtgccccggtccgggaagatcccacatgacgcagagcgactgggcccgtgagccatggccgttgagcctgcgcgtccggagcctgtgctccgcaacgggagaggccacaacagtgagaggcccgcgaaccgcaaaaaaaaaaaaaaaaaaaaaaaaagttggttccAAATAGTTCATTttaactttccattttcttttgcaaCTATGACTCTTGCCCTACCCTTCGTCCCTCTCGTCTGGTCAGCACCTGTCCGTGCAACAGCCTCCAAACCATTCTGGCAGCAACTTTGGTGTCAATCCAAAGCAAATAGAATCCATTGTGATAATATTTAAGTTCATCCATAATTATCTGCCTATAAGATCGCTTTTCTTCCTTAATCTTCACTCCAGTTTCTTCTGTTGGCTGAGGGCTTGGCACCTGTGGCTTCTTTGCGGTTTGCTCCAGCTGAGGTTTACCCGGGACCTCCTGCAGCCAGTAAGCAGATGTGTGCAGCTTTTGTATTACTCTAGTCCTTAAGTGAAGTACTTTATGGCCTGTCTGAGTAGGATAGGAGTACTTCTTGCTGCCATAGCTCttcatatatgttttatttaaatgggAATCTGGTAAgtgaagaaatgcaaatgatgGGGAGTGAGAAGAGCTGGTGGGATGGACACAATGGCTAGGGGATCTGGAATAAAGAACAACATCCTCTGAGTTGAGCACATACTATTAcaagacaaaaaattaaagaaacagatatTTTATCTGGTAAAAATAGAACAATCGTTTTTAAGCCtgcattttaaaagtagattatgttcatgaatgaatgaaatataacTGTTGAGCCCAGCTGAAGGATGCTTTATGGGTGAATGACATACTCTAAGAGAAATATTAATAAGTTAATTCCTAAGAATAATTGCCGTATTACAAGTTAGAAACTCTGTGACTattgatttaaaaagcaaacattctTTTACCCTGGGTTATGTTTGAAAGTTTTGTCTCTATTATCATAAAACAGGTGGAACGCTTGTGTCTTTAGCTAGTCTACTGATGATATATATATTGTTTGAATGAGACATTTCATGGTCCCTGTGGGGATAAACCAATCACACAATATTGCTTTGTCTATGCAGTGCCCAGGGACTCCTTCAAATGAGAGGGACTTACTACTGAAATGCCCTTCACCTAAGATTCCTAAAGAATGTTAGGAATAAGAGTTAGAATTGGGCTCCgcatacagatgaaccggtttgcggagcagaaatagagacacagatgtagagaacaaatgtatggacaccaaggggggaaagtggcggggggtgggtggtggtgggatgaattgggagattgggattgacatatgtacactaacatgtataaaatagataactaataagaacctgctgcataaataaataaattaaattaaataaaaaaaaaaggaattgggctccccagccagggatctcTACAATCTAGTTTTGTGACAACTCACAATCTTCAGCTAAACTGACACATCAGATtgtttgaaagtaaaaataagacCCAGCTAGGCAAAGACAACTTCTGGCAAAGAGACTTCTTTGGGCAAAGAGATggctttttccattctttcagaCTATTTTTGAAGCGTGCCAAGTATAGCACTTTTTGAATGGCCAAAGGGGAAAATATACAACATACCTGGCATGCAGTAAGTTCTCAGTGAATATTCTTTGGAACAAATAAGTGATAACAGACCTTACTGGGGCAGGTATATACCCTAGAATTGGCTTGTTTACCAGCCGTTTTACTCCTTTTTACATCTAAGGGCCTCATTACAGAGGTGTCACTCTAAAGCCATTACATCTTGTATCTTACCTGTTCCCACACTTCTACAAAATTACTCAGCCTGAGTTCTAAAGCATATAGAAAATCTGGGGTaagtttaaatacattaaaatgtcaGCTTCCTAAAAACCAACACAATTAAAACCAACAAAGCTTTAATTTTGTACTAAACCTatccttttacatgtatcttttccaactagaaaaataaagtttatataaatattgGGGGGTGGAATTCCAAGGCTTACCTTGCTCGGGCAATAGCTAAGACTGTTTTATAACTGTAGAAGGCCATATTTGTGTTTGTCTCAACAAGTCAACATAGGGACCTAGACAGAAGGAGTAAGTAAACAATTCAGTACTTTAAAgacacatcagggcttccctggtggtgcagtggttaagaatccgcctgtcagtgcaggggacacgggttcgagccctggtccgggaagatcccacatgccgcggaatagctaagaccgtgcaccacaactactgagcccgcgtgccacgactactgaagcccgcgcacctagagcccatgctccgcaacaagagaaaccactgcaatgagaagcccgcacactgcaacaaagagtagccccggctcgcagCAACCATAGAAAGCCACcaggcagcaaggaagacccaatgcagccaaaggaaaaagaaaaaaatcaattatacaGATATCAGGATTGAAGTGTTTTTAACTATTGCAAGGGAAGAAAATTTGCATATTCTATTCAAGGTGTAAAATTTCCTTCAAGAGCATTTCCAACAATCACGAATAATATTTTCTTAGCCCTGGATTTGAGAATGGTTATTTGAGATCCCAACAAATAGAAATGGTCTCGAATACGATGATGTTCATGATGGTGACATGGTCTTCAAAGACATTTTGATTTCTGGTCAACAGTACTGAGTAATTTACTTGAACGGTTGCCAAGTAGTTAAGAAATCAAGACAAGCTTATTTGTAGCCTAAAATTACAGGTAGACAGTAAATATCTTGGATTTGTTTTCAATTAGCTTTTTTCCATACTTGGACAAGCTGCTGCCAACATTTAAAGATTGAAAGTactcattcagcaatgaaaatatGCATGGCACCTCCTAATAATTCAAGTGGAGGTAATTCAAGTGGGTTTCCTATGCTCGTGACCCTCCAAAGAGC includes:
- the LETM2 gene encoding LOW QUALITY PROTEIN: LETM1 domain-containing protein LETM2, mitochondrial (The sequence of the model RefSeq protein was modified relative to this genomic sequence to represent the inferred CDS: inserted 1 base in 1 codon), whose amino-acid sequence is MAFYSYKTVLAIARARSPSHCVHPTSSSHSPSFAFLHLPDSHLNKTYMKSYGSKKYSYPTQTGHKVLHLRTRVIQKLHTSAYWLQEVPGKPQLEQTAKKPQVPSPQPTEETGVKIKEEKRSYRQIIMDELKYYHNGFYLLWIDTKVAARMVWRLLHGQVLTRREGRRLLRTCADLFRLVPFMVFIIVPFMESLLPEFLKLFPEMLPSXFESESKKEEKQKKKMAAKLELAKFLQETIAEMARRNRAQLGDTSTQFASYIKQVQTGHKPSTKEIVRFSKLFEDELTLEHLDRSQLVALCKLLELQFFGTNNLLCFQLLMKLKSMKADDEVIAKEGVSALSLSELQAACRARGMRSLGLTEEQLKQQLTEGQDLHLKENVPPPLLLLSRTFYLIDVKSKPTEIPLSGEAPKMDIPVGSPTSSESKENMAGLALQLKGTKDEELIQLPPATSSLTPSNPISLCKGSITSAKEAAESQDNPEQQG